A window of Cucurbita pepo subsp. pepo cultivar mu-cu-16 chromosome LG06, ASM280686v2, whole genome shotgun sequence contains these coding sequences:
- the LOC111797178 gene encoding pentatricopeptide repeat-containing protein At5g55840 isoform X2 has translation MIEHAVNTFSSMIIRGFKPSVYTCNMIMASMVKHCRAHLVWSFFKEMLISRVRPNVSSFNILMNVLCVQGKLKKAVHTLTMMERNGYVPTIVSYNTLLSWCCKKGRFKSALKLIHHMEGKGIRADVCTYNMLVDSLCRNGRSAQGYLVLKKMRKKMITPNEVSYNTLINGFVKEGKIGVATRVFDEMTELNLSPNLITYNILINGHCIDGNFEEALRVLDVMEVNDVRPNEVTIGTFLNGLYKGAKFDMARNILERFRIDRTSLNFIAYTVMIDGLCRNGLLDEAFELLSEMCKVGVDPDIITFSVLINGFCKARNIKKAKEIMSKMYRAGHVPNTVIFSTLVYNSCKAGNVYEAMKFYAAMNLCGQNVDIFTCNLLVNSLCENGKLVEAEEFVHHISRIGLAPNSITFDCIINGYANVGDGLRAFSVFDKMISCGHHPSPFTYGSLLKALCRGKNFREARQLLKKLHCIPLGVDTISYNTLIVEISKSGNLLEAVLLFDEMIQNNILPDSYTYTNILAGLIRNGRLVCAIVFLARLVQKGVLPLNSINYTCLIDGLFKAGQSKAAVFLLQEMEGKGLSLDSIALNSIIDGYSRMGKGFSVRSLISTMNNTNVTPNLTTFNILLHAYSRGRDIMTCFMLYKRMRRSGFLPDRLTYHSLILGLCNHGMLELGIKMLKMVIAEGSTIDDVTFNMLIRKCCEMNKLDKVIDLTNNMEVYRVTLDTDTQKAITDGLIRRTVSQNSSVFMLEMLEKGFIPTFGQYCTLMKGMCRVGNIQGAFELKDKMVALGVSSDDAAECAMVRGLALCGKIEEAMWILRSMLRMQKIPTTSTFTTLMHVLCKKGNFKEAQNLKSLMEHYHVKLDVITYNVLISDYCAKGDVIAALDLYEEMKQNRLWPNMTTYRVLVAAISTEQYVSRGEVLLKDLNDRGLISGYLDGKSQRSCRNFVIALDKLNSLRFNQGNKTKNKQKYD, from the coding sequence ATGATTGAGCACGCTGTTAATACTTTTTCTTCCATGATCATTCGTGGGTTTAAGCCATCTGTTTATACTTGTAACATGATCATGGCTTCCATGGTGAAGCACTGTAGAGCTCACTTGGTTTGGtctttttttaaggaaatgCTTATCAGTAGAGTTCGTCCGAATGTTTCGagttttaatatattgatGAATGTTCTATGTGTGCAAGGGAAGCTTAAGAAAGCTGTTCATACTTTAACAATGATGGAGAGGAATGGTTATGTTCCGACGATAGTTAGTTATAATACCTTGCTTAGTTGGTGTTGTAAGAAAGGAAGATTTAAATCTGCCCTTAAGCTTATTCATCATATGGAAGGGAAGGGAATTCGGGCGGACGTGTGTACTTACAATATGCTTGTCGATAGTTTGTGTAGAAACGGTAGAAGTGCACAAGGGTATTTagttttgaagaaaatgaggaagaagatgataactCCTAATGAAGTTTCTTACAATACTTTAATTAATGGCTTTGTCAAGGAGGGAAAGATTGGGGTTGCTACTCGGGTTTTTGATGAGATGACGGAGCTTAATCTTTCGCCAAACCTCATAACTTACAATATTCTAATTAATGGACACTGCATTGATGGTAATTTTGAAGAAGCTTTGAGAGTTTTGGACGTGATGGAAGTGAATGACGTGAGGCCTAATGAGGTTACGATTGGAACGTTTTTAAATGGACTGTACAAGGGTGCCAAATTTGACATGGCTAGAAATATTTTGGAGAGATTTAGAATCGATCGAACATCTCTTAATTTTATCGCATATACTGTGATGATAGATGGCTTATGCAGAAATGGGTTGCTTGATGAAGCCTTTGAATTACTAAGTGAGATGTGTAAGGTTGGTGTTGATCCCGATATCATAACGTTTTCAGTGCTTATAAATGGATTCTGCAAAGCTAGGAATATTAAGAAGGCGAAGGAGATTATGTCTAAAATGTATAGAGCAGGACACGTTCCGAACACTGTTATTTTCTCTACATTAGTATATAACTCTTGTAAGGCTGGAAACGTTTACGAAGCGATGAAGTTCTATGCTGCTATGAATCTGTGTGGGCAGAATGTTGATATATTCACATGTAATTTATTGGTCAATTCTCTTTGTGAAAATGGAAAACTAGTAGAAGCAGAGGAATTTGTGCATCACATAAGTAGGATCGGTCTTGCACCTAATTCTATTACATTTGATTGTATCATAAATGGATATGCAAATGTAGGAGATGGGTTGAGGGCGTTTTCAGTATTTGATAAAATGATTAGTTGTGGTCATCACCCTAGTCCGTTCACCTACGGCAGTCTTTTGAAAGCGTTATGTAGGGGAAAGAATTTTCGGGAAGCAAGACAACTATTGAAGAAGCTTCATTGTATTCCATTGGGCGTGGATACTATATCGTACAACACGTTAATTGTTGAGATAAGTAAGTCGGGAAATTTGCTGGAAGCAGTTCTTCTATTTGATGAGATGATTCAGAATAATATTCTCCCTGATAGTTATACATACACCAATATTCTGGCTGGTTTGATTAGAAACGGGAGATTGGTTTGTGCCATCGTGTTCTTGGCAAGACTCGTGCAAAAAGGAGTTCTACCATTGAATTCAATTAACTACACCTGTTTGATTGATGGCCTTTTCAAGGCTGGCCAGTCAAAGGCCGCAGTATTTCTTTTGCAGGAAATGGAGGGAAAAGGCCTCTCGTTAGATTCAATTGCGCTTAATTCGATTATAGATGGATATTCAAGGATGGGAAAAGGGTTTAGTGTTCGTTCTCTCATTTCAACTATGAACAACACAAATGTAACGCCTAACTTGACTacgtttaatatattattacatgCGTATTCCAGAGGACGGGATATAATGACGTGCTTTATGTTATATAAACGTATGAGGAGAAGTGGCTTTTTACCTGACAGATTAACATACCATTCTCTTATACTTGGACTTTGCAACCATGGTATGTTGGAACTTGGAATTAAGATGTTGAAAATGGTAATTGCAGAAGGTTCTACTATCGATGACGTGACATTTAATATGCTCATTAGGAAGTGTTGCGAAATGAATAAGCTGGATAAAGTCATCGATTTGACGAATAACATGGAAGTTTATCGAGTTACTCTCGATACAGACACACAAAAAGCTATTACTGATGGACTTATTAGAAGGACGGTTTCCCAAAATTCGTCTGTATTTATGCTTGAAATGCTTGAAAAGGGTTTCATCCCTACGTTTGGACAATATTGCACTCTGATGAAAGGAATGTGTCGAGTGGGCAACATACAAGGGGCGTTTGAATTGAAAGATAAGATGGTGGCACTAGGTGTTAGCTCGGATGATGCTGCAGAGTGTGCTATGGTTCGAGGGCTTGCACTTTGTGGGAAGATTGAAGAGGCAATGTGGATTCTTCGAAGCATGCTTCGGATGCAAAAAATCCCTACTACCAGCACGTTTACAACTTTGATGCACGTCCTCTGCAAGAAAGGAAATTTTAAGGAGGCACAAAATTTGAAGAGCCTTATGGAGCATTATCATGTGAAGCTTGATGTAATTACTTACAATGTTCTCATTTCTGATTATTGTGCTAAAGGTGATGTTATAGCTGCACTCGATCTTTACGAAGAGATGAAACAGAACCGTCTCTGGCCGAATATGACCACCTATAGAGTTCTAGTTGCTGCTATTAGTACTGAACAGTATGTTTCTAGAGGTGAAGTACTTCTCAAGGACTTGAATGATAGAGGATTAATTTCTGGGTATTTGGACGGGAAGTCCCAACGTTCGTGCAGGAATTTTGTCATTGCCTTGGACAAACTGAACTCCTTGAGGTTCAATCAAGgaaataaaaccaaaaacaaacaaaaatacgATTGA
- the LOC111797178 gene encoding pentatricopeptide repeat-containing protein At5g55840 isoform X1, translating into MEKSIYTILTVGRWESLNHMNYKFASLRPIHGVLAWKFLKWIIKQPGLEPNHRTYILGITTHILVKARLYDHAKSILKHLSLRNSGSNFLFGVLMDTYPVCSSNPAVFDLLIRVYLRQGMIEHAVNTFSSMIIRGFKPSVYTCNMIMASMVKHCRAHLVWSFFKEMLISRVRPNVSSFNILMNVLCVQGKLKKAVHTLTMMERNGYVPTIVSYNTLLSWCCKKGRFKSALKLIHHMEGKGIRADVCTYNMLVDSLCRNGRSAQGYLVLKKMRKKMITPNEVSYNTLINGFVKEGKIGVATRVFDEMTELNLSPNLITYNILINGHCIDGNFEEALRVLDVMEVNDVRPNEVTIGTFLNGLYKGAKFDMARNILERFRIDRTSLNFIAYTVMIDGLCRNGLLDEAFELLSEMCKVGVDPDIITFSVLINGFCKARNIKKAKEIMSKMYRAGHVPNTVIFSTLVYNSCKAGNVYEAMKFYAAMNLCGQNVDIFTCNLLVNSLCENGKLVEAEEFVHHISRIGLAPNSITFDCIINGYANVGDGLRAFSVFDKMISCGHHPSPFTYGSLLKALCRGKNFREARQLLKKLHCIPLGVDTISYNTLIVEISKSGNLLEAVLLFDEMIQNNILPDSYTYTNILAGLIRNGRLVCAIVFLARLVQKGVLPLNSINYTCLIDGLFKAGQSKAAVFLLQEMEGKGLSLDSIALNSIIDGYSRMGKGFSVRSLISTMNNTNVTPNLTTFNILLHAYSRGRDIMTCFMLYKRMRRSGFLPDRLTYHSLILGLCNHGMLELGIKMLKMVIAEGSTIDDVTFNMLIRKCCEMNKLDKVIDLTNNMEVYRVTLDTDTQKAITDGLIRRTVSQNSSVFMLEMLEKGFIPTFGQYCTLMKGMCRVGNIQGAFELKDKMVALGVSSDDAAECAMVRGLALCGKIEEAMWILRSMLRMQKIPTTSTFTTLMHVLCKKGNFKEAQNLKSLMEHYHVKLDVITYNVLISDYCAKGDVIAALDLYEEMKQNRLWPNMTTYRVLVAAISTEQYVSRGEVLLKDLNDRGLISGYLDGKSQRSCRNFVIALDKLNSLRFNQGNKTKNKQKYD; encoded by the coding sequence ATGGAGAAGAGCATTTACACAATCCTCACCGTTGGTCGCTGGGAGTCACTGAATCACATGAACTATAAGTTCGCTTCACTCAGACCGATTCATGGAGTTCTAGCGTGGAAATTCCTCAAGTGGATTATCAAGCAGCCTGGTTTGGAACCCAATCACCGCACGTATATACTCGGTATTACTACTCATATACTCGTTAAAGCTAGATTATACGATCATGCTAAATCAATTCTGAAACATCTATCACTGAGAAATTCTGGgtcgaattttctttttggtgttcTTATGGATACATACCCTGTTTGCAGCTCAAATCCAGCCGTTTTTGACCTTTTAATTAGAGTTTATTTGCGACAAGGAATGATTGAGCACGCTGTTAATACTTTTTCTTCCATGATCATTCGTGGGTTTAAGCCATCTGTTTATACTTGTAACATGATCATGGCTTCCATGGTGAAGCACTGTAGAGCTCACTTGGTTTGGtctttttttaaggaaatgCTTATCAGTAGAGTTCGTCCGAATGTTTCGagttttaatatattgatGAATGTTCTATGTGTGCAAGGGAAGCTTAAGAAAGCTGTTCATACTTTAACAATGATGGAGAGGAATGGTTATGTTCCGACGATAGTTAGTTATAATACCTTGCTTAGTTGGTGTTGTAAGAAAGGAAGATTTAAATCTGCCCTTAAGCTTATTCATCATATGGAAGGGAAGGGAATTCGGGCGGACGTGTGTACTTACAATATGCTTGTCGATAGTTTGTGTAGAAACGGTAGAAGTGCACAAGGGTATTTagttttgaagaaaatgaggaagaagatgataactCCTAATGAAGTTTCTTACAATACTTTAATTAATGGCTTTGTCAAGGAGGGAAAGATTGGGGTTGCTACTCGGGTTTTTGATGAGATGACGGAGCTTAATCTTTCGCCAAACCTCATAACTTACAATATTCTAATTAATGGACACTGCATTGATGGTAATTTTGAAGAAGCTTTGAGAGTTTTGGACGTGATGGAAGTGAATGACGTGAGGCCTAATGAGGTTACGATTGGAACGTTTTTAAATGGACTGTACAAGGGTGCCAAATTTGACATGGCTAGAAATATTTTGGAGAGATTTAGAATCGATCGAACATCTCTTAATTTTATCGCATATACTGTGATGATAGATGGCTTATGCAGAAATGGGTTGCTTGATGAAGCCTTTGAATTACTAAGTGAGATGTGTAAGGTTGGTGTTGATCCCGATATCATAACGTTTTCAGTGCTTATAAATGGATTCTGCAAAGCTAGGAATATTAAGAAGGCGAAGGAGATTATGTCTAAAATGTATAGAGCAGGACACGTTCCGAACACTGTTATTTTCTCTACATTAGTATATAACTCTTGTAAGGCTGGAAACGTTTACGAAGCGATGAAGTTCTATGCTGCTATGAATCTGTGTGGGCAGAATGTTGATATATTCACATGTAATTTATTGGTCAATTCTCTTTGTGAAAATGGAAAACTAGTAGAAGCAGAGGAATTTGTGCATCACATAAGTAGGATCGGTCTTGCACCTAATTCTATTACATTTGATTGTATCATAAATGGATATGCAAATGTAGGAGATGGGTTGAGGGCGTTTTCAGTATTTGATAAAATGATTAGTTGTGGTCATCACCCTAGTCCGTTCACCTACGGCAGTCTTTTGAAAGCGTTATGTAGGGGAAAGAATTTTCGGGAAGCAAGACAACTATTGAAGAAGCTTCATTGTATTCCATTGGGCGTGGATACTATATCGTACAACACGTTAATTGTTGAGATAAGTAAGTCGGGAAATTTGCTGGAAGCAGTTCTTCTATTTGATGAGATGATTCAGAATAATATTCTCCCTGATAGTTATACATACACCAATATTCTGGCTGGTTTGATTAGAAACGGGAGATTGGTTTGTGCCATCGTGTTCTTGGCAAGACTCGTGCAAAAAGGAGTTCTACCATTGAATTCAATTAACTACACCTGTTTGATTGATGGCCTTTTCAAGGCTGGCCAGTCAAAGGCCGCAGTATTTCTTTTGCAGGAAATGGAGGGAAAAGGCCTCTCGTTAGATTCAATTGCGCTTAATTCGATTATAGATGGATATTCAAGGATGGGAAAAGGGTTTAGTGTTCGTTCTCTCATTTCAACTATGAACAACACAAATGTAACGCCTAACTTGACTacgtttaatatattattacatgCGTATTCCAGAGGACGGGATATAATGACGTGCTTTATGTTATATAAACGTATGAGGAGAAGTGGCTTTTTACCTGACAGATTAACATACCATTCTCTTATACTTGGACTTTGCAACCATGGTATGTTGGAACTTGGAATTAAGATGTTGAAAATGGTAATTGCAGAAGGTTCTACTATCGATGACGTGACATTTAATATGCTCATTAGGAAGTGTTGCGAAATGAATAAGCTGGATAAAGTCATCGATTTGACGAATAACATGGAAGTTTATCGAGTTACTCTCGATACAGACACACAAAAAGCTATTACTGATGGACTTATTAGAAGGACGGTTTCCCAAAATTCGTCTGTATTTATGCTTGAAATGCTTGAAAAGGGTTTCATCCCTACGTTTGGACAATATTGCACTCTGATGAAAGGAATGTGTCGAGTGGGCAACATACAAGGGGCGTTTGAATTGAAAGATAAGATGGTGGCACTAGGTGTTAGCTCGGATGATGCTGCAGAGTGTGCTATGGTTCGAGGGCTTGCACTTTGTGGGAAGATTGAAGAGGCAATGTGGATTCTTCGAAGCATGCTTCGGATGCAAAAAATCCCTACTACCAGCACGTTTACAACTTTGATGCACGTCCTCTGCAAGAAAGGAAATTTTAAGGAGGCACAAAATTTGAAGAGCCTTATGGAGCATTATCATGTGAAGCTTGATGTAATTACTTACAATGTTCTCATTTCTGATTATTGTGCTAAAGGTGATGTTATAGCTGCACTCGATCTTTACGAAGAGATGAAACAGAACCGTCTCTGGCCGAATATGACCACCTATAGAGTTCTAGTTGCTGCTATTAGTACTGAACAGTATGTTTCTAGAGGTGAAGTACTTCTCAAGGACTTGAATGATAGAGGATTAATTTCTGGGTATTTGGACGGGAAGTCCCAACGTTCGTGCAGGAATTTTGTCATTGCCTTGGACAAACTGAACTCCTTGAGGTTCAATCAAGgaaataaaaccaaaaacaaacaaaaatacgATTGA
- the LOC111797675 gene encoding kiwellin-like, whose translation MATLAFFVSLILLPHLSLSTSSCNGPCQTLDDCDGMLICINGVCNDDPDIGTTQCSTGGSSPSPTSDCQPTGTLECNGESFPQYECSPLVTSSTEATLTNNDFSEGGDGGAPSQCDESFHDNSELIVALSTGWYNGGSRCGKMIKITASNGRSVVAKVVDQCDSVNGCDAEHAGLPPCENNIVDGSDAVWSALELDKDVGKVAVTWSDA comes from the coding sequence ATGGCAACCTTAGCGTTTTTCGTATCtcttattcttcttcctcaccTCTCTCTATCAACCTCTTCCTGTAACGGTCCATGTCAAACCCTAGACGATTGCGACGGTATGTTGATTTGCATCAACGGCGTCTGCAACGACGATCCCGACATCGGCACTACCCAATGCTCTACCGGCGGATCCTCGCCATCTCCGACGAGTGATTGCCAGCCGACGGGAACCTTGGAGTGCAACGGAGAATCCTTCCCGCAATACGAATGCTCACCACTAGTGACTTCCTCGACCGAAGCTACGCTGACCAACAACGATTTTAGCGAAGGTGGGGACGGTGGAGCTCCGTCGCAGTGCGACGAGAGCTTCCACGACAACTCGGAACTAATCGTGGCGTTATCGACTGGTTGGTATAACGGGGGCTCAAGATGTGGGAAGATGATAAAGATCACGGCGTCAAATGGAAGATCGGTGGTGGCTAAGGTGGTGGATCAATGCGACTCAGTGAATGGGTGCGATGCGGAGCATGCTGGTTTGCCACCGTGTGAGAATAATATAGTGGATGGGTCTGATGCGGTGTGGAGTGCCTTGGAGCTTGATAAAGATGTGGGCAAAGTGGCTGTTACGTGGTCCGATGCTTAG